CTCACCATTCTTAAATTTACAGAATCGTTAAATGTTTCTTGAAACCATTCTATAGGTTTTTTAATTTGGTCTTGATTTTGAATTTCGGTCTTCAAGTGCCACCATTTTACAATTTCTTTCTTACCGTTTTGATGTATAGTTAAAGAGTGACCTGGTAAAACTTTGTTCACATTCTGATATAAGGTATTTTCACCAGCTACAAAACGATTGAAAATATATTCCTCTAGTCCGTCAGTAGCGATTTTAAGAGGTACACCAGCAGTAAACAATGCTTTTTGTTCTGATGCAAAATATAATGATTCATTATGTAACGAATAGTATAGCGGTTTGACACCCATCCTGTCTCGTGCAAGTGTCAATTTTTTTTCTAGTTTATCCCAAATAGCAAAGGCAAATATTCCATTGAGTTTATTCAGCATTTTCAAGCCATGTAACTGAAATAGTTTCATTAATACCTCTGTGTCAGATGTATTTTTTATAGTAAGCCCATTATTTTTTAATTCGTTATAAAAGGATTTGTAATTATAAATTTCACCGTTATATACCATTATGTATCTTCCGTCTGCGGAAATATAGGGTTGGTGACCTGCGATTGTTAAATCTATAATAGATAATCTTCTATGTCCTAATCCGATATTTTTATCAATAAAAACTCCTTTGTCATCAGGTCCTCTATGTTCTAGTGAGTCTCTCATTCTAAGTAAGAGACGTTCATCTACCTTTTTTTGATTTTGTAAATGAAAGATTCCATTAATTCCACACATAATGAGTTATTTCTTGGCGTTTATTAGAGTATGGTATTTATTGGCAATCTCCTTCATGTTTATTTTGTAATTTGCTTTTTGAGAGCAAAAAATGTAATTAATTTTGGTAGCGTTTTCAATATTATTAGGGTTTTTTATAGCCCATAAAATCTCTTGTGCAAGTTTGTTGTAATTGCCCACGGGTACAAGCTGTCCATTTTCTTTATGTTTAATATAGCTTTTATTCCCAGGAATATCACTTACAATGGGATAACAGCGCGTGGCCATTGCTTCAAAAAGTGATGCTGAAACTCCTTCAGTTACTGGCATGCTGATGTATAGATTTGCTTTTTCAAGATATTTAGGTAATTCGGTGTTTAAAATTCTTCCCGTAAAATGTACTTTTTGAGAAATATTTAAATCTTGCGCTAGTTTTTTTAATTTCAAAAGTTCTTTGCCGTCACCTACAATTGTTAGTTGAAAATCTATTTTGTTACTTTCAAGAATTCCAAAGGCTTTTAATATCACTTCATGTTGATATTCAGGAGATAAGGAACGGGTGACAATAGCATTTATTTTGCCCGAAAAGGTTTTTTGTGGACAATTAAATTTTTGGAAGTCAATACCCTTTGGTAAAACCAAAACTTTACTCATGTCAACATTTGCTTTTTGCATGGAATTTGACATTACAGAACCCCAAGCATGAATTAATGTAGCATGTTTAAAAGCATATTGTTGTATTCTTTTTTTTAGAGGGTACAATATGGAATTTTTTGGCCATAAATCAGTGTAACCTTGTTGTGCAATTGCTACGGGTTTAATTCCGCATAAAACTGCAAGAAATCCATAACTTGTAGTTCTTTCAGCAATAATCATATCTGGTTTTTCAAGACGAATAATTTTTTTAATCTGCTGTAATGCTGTGGTGTATTCTAAGAGTCGTAAAATTCTATTTTTTAAATTATTACTTGGTTTTTGTAACTCCCAGGTTATAATTTTGAAGCCGCCAAATTCCTCCAACCCTTTAATCCAAGTGATGGCATCTGCACGGTAGGTTTCTCCTAAAAAAAGAATTTTTCGTTGTTTCACGTTACTCGGTCGTTAGGGCACGATTGATAAAATCATTCAGCGGTTTCAAAAGAATTAATTTTTGACAAATTGTTGCTGTAAAATCTTCTTTTGAGGCATCATCATAATCAATTTTATGTGATGATTCAAAACTTTTAAGTTTTAATAAATCAATTGCTGGATGGTCTTTATCGTAACCACGTGGGGGATTTTTTAAAAGATCTTTTTCGTTTCTATCAAGATCACCAAATTCTTTTTTGAATTTTTTCTCGGCTAGTATGGCTTCTAAATCTTCATGAAAAAATGCAATTTCTTTACGTATTTTTTTTACGTCTTCAGCTTCTGGACAATACAATCCGCCAGCTATAAAACTGCTTCCTTTTTCTAAATGAATGTAATATCCAGACCTATTATGACCTTTTGCACCAGATGAAATCCAGATGCCTAAATGGGATTTATAGGGTGTTTTATCTTTTGAAAACCGAATGTCTCTATTGATTCTAAAAGTACAGTTTTTAACTTCAAGTAGTTCTAGACTTGGGTCTAATGGTTTTAAGGTGTCTAGCAAGTCACTAACAAATCTTTTATAATCTGCCTTAAAAGCTTCGTATCTTTTTTTTTGGTCTAAAAACCAATCTCTATTGTTGTTGGTTTTTAAATCAACCAGAAATTGAAGTGATTCTTTTGTGAGCATATACTTTATTGTATTTGTTTTTTTAGATCAACTTCTGTTATGTATCCTGATTTTTGCCATTTTACTTTTGCGCCTTCGTAGAAAAGTAAGGTTGGAAGTTCACTAATTTTTAGTTCGCTCATGAGCGTTTTATTTTTATCAGCATCAATCCTTATGATGGTAATGTCATTGGCAAGTTCTGTTTGCATTGTTTTTATGTAAGGGGCCATTTTTTTACAAGGAGCACACCATTCAGCATAGAAATTTATGAGAACTTTTTTATCACTGGTAGTGATTTTAGTGTATTCTTCCATTGTCATGCCTATCACTTTGTCACTTGATTTTGCTAATCCTGCAGCTTCCCATTTCAAGATGCCGCCTTTCATTTCATAAACGGTAGTAAATCCTAATTGGTTGAGTTTTTCATGTGCGCTTTGACTTCGCCCTCCAGATTTGCAGTAAATAAAAACTGGTTTTTTGGGGTCTAATTTGGCTACTTCTTTTTCAAAACTGTTACCAAGCCAGTCAATGTTGATGGCATTATCTAAATGATAGGACGAAAATTCTTGAGGTGTACGTACATCTATAATTTGAGCGCTTGGTGTTTGGGCAATTTTGTCACTAAAAGTCTTCGCATCTATAGTTTTTGTAGTTTCTTGGGCGTTACATGAGGTGAAAAATACAGC
This portion of the Flavobacterium sp. CECT 9288 genome encodes:
- a CDS encoding thioredoxin domain-containing protein, encoding MKPFKYIVILACAVFFTSCNAQETTKTIDAKTFSDKIAQTPSAQIIDVRTPQEFSSYHLDNAINIDWLGNSFEKEVAKLDPKKPVFIYCKSGGRSQSAHEKLNQLGFTTVYEMKGGILKWEAAGLAKSSDKVIGMTMEEYTKITTSDKKVLINFYAEWCAPCKKMAPYIKTMQTELANDITIIRIDADKNKTLMSELKISELPTLLFYEGAKVKWQKSGYITEVDLKKQIQ
- a CDS encoding DUF2461 domain-containing protein, which encodes MLTKESLQFLVDLKTNNNRDWFLDQKKRYEAFKADYKRFVSDLLDTLKPLDPSLELLEVKNCTFRINRDIRFSKDKTPYKSHLGIWISSGAKGHNRSGYYIHLEKGSSFIAGGLYCPEAEDVKKIRKEIAFFHEDLEAILAEKKFKKEFGDLDRNEKDLLKNPPRGYDKDHPAIDLLKLKSFESSHKIDYDDASKEDFTATICQKLILLKPLNDFINRALTTE
- a CDS encoding glycosyltransferase family 4 protein, with the protein product MKQRKILFLGETYRADAITWIKGLEEFGGFKIITWELQKPSNNLKNRILRLLEYTTALQQIKKIIRLEKPDMIIAERTTSYGFLAVLCGIKPVAIAQQGYTDLWPKNSILYPLKKRIQQYAFKHATLIHAWGSVMSNSMQKANVDMSKVLVLPKGIDFQKFNCPQKTFSGKINAIVTRSLSPEYQHEVILKAFGILESNKIDFQLTIVGDGKELLKLKKLAQDLNISQKVHFTGRILNTELPKYLEKANLYISMPVTEGVSASLFEAMATRCYPIVSDIPGNKSYIKHKENGQLVPVGNYNKLAQEILWAIKNPNNIENATKINYIFCSQKANYKINMKEIANKYHTLINAKK